In the Agrococcus beijingensis genome, GGCTCCTGCCTCCGGCACGCGGGTCGCCCCGGCGCCGGGGGCCGCGATCGCGGCTCCCGACTCCGGGGCGACAGTGGGGCGGTTCGTCACTGGACGACGAGGCCCAGCTGCGAGAGCACACCCTCGACGCGGGTGTTCTCCTCGTCGAGCCACGCGTCGAACTCGTCGCCGGCGAGGAACAGGTCGGCCCAGTCGTTCGTCTCGAGCTGCTCGGCCCAGGCGTCCGAGCCGGCGAGCTCGGTCACGACGTCGACGTACTGCTGGCGCAGCTCGTCGTCGATGCCGCCCGGCGCCATGATCGAGCGCCAGTTGGCGAACTCGAGGTCGGGGTGACCGATGTCGGCGACGCTCTGCACCTCGATGCCCTCGACCGGCTCGCTGCTCGAGAGCAGCAGCGGCCGCAGCTCCTCCTCGAGGATCTGGTCGCGGAACTCGCCGATGCCGGCGATGCCGGCGCTGACCTGGTTGCCGAGCAGGGCGGTGGTCGCCTCGCCGCCGCCCGAGAACGGCACGTAGTTGAGCTGGCTGGGCTCGATGTCGTACGCCTCGGCCAGGAGGCCCAGGAACACGTGGTCGGCGCTGCCGGCCGAGCCGCCCGCGATCGGCACGCCGGCGGGGTCCTCGGCGATCGCGGCCAGCAGGTCCTCGATCGTCTGGAACTCCGAAGCCGCGGGCACCACGATGATCTCCGCCTCGCCGATCAGGCGCGCGATGGGCGTGACGTCGTCGAGGCTCACGCCCGTGTCGTTCGTCAGCACGCCGCTCATCATCGCGAGGCCGGAGGCCATGAGCACGCCCTCCTGGCCGGGGTTGGCCGCGACCTGCGCGAGCGCGACGGTGCCCGAGGCGCCGGGCACGTTCGTGACGGTGATCGACTCGGCGAACTCACCGCCCTCGAGGGCGGTGCCCAGGGCGCGTGCGGTCTGGTCCCAGCCCGAGCCGGGGGCGGCCGGGGCGAGGATCTCCATGCGACCCAGCGCCTGCACCTCTGCGGCCGCCGTCTCGCCCGCGTCCGACGCCTGCGGCGCCTGGTTCGCGGTCGTGCATCCGACCAGTGCGATCGCCACTGCCGCGATCATCGCCGCGGACTTCACCTGCTGCTTCACGTGCACTCCCTCGTGTTCGTGTCCTGCGCGGCCTCAGCGCCGCACCCTTGAAGCATACTTGCATACAGGTATCCAACTGCGCGAGCCCTGTGCCATCATGGCGGCATGGAAGGCAGCGGGCGAGGGCGACGCGACAGCCGGTCCCCCGCCTACGAGCGGCTGCGGGCCCTCATCGTCGATCGCACGCTCTCCCCCGGCTCGCTGCTCTCGGAGCCCGAGCTCGCCGACCAGCTCGGCGTCTCTCGCACGCCTGTGCGCGAGGCGCTCCGCACGCTGACGGCCGAGGGCCTGGCGGTGAAGCTCAGCTCGAACCGCACCATCGTCGCGCCCGTGTCGATCGAGGAGCTGCGCCACGTCTACGACGTGCGCTCGCGCCTCGAGGGGCTGATCGCCGCCGATGCCGCACAGCGGGTCACGCCCGCCGACGAGCAGTACCTGCTGCGCCAGGTGTCGCTCATGGAGCGCCTGCGCGACGACGACGAGGAGGTCGTGCGCATCGGCGCCGACTTCCACGACCACATCCTGGCGATGAGCGGCAACGAGCTGGCCGGCAACCTGCTGCACATCGTGCGCGGGCACGTCGACCGCTATCGGGCGCTCACGACCCGCGAGCCGGGCCGCAGCTCCGACGCGGTCGACGAGCACCGGCGCGTCTGCGAGGCTGTGCTCTCGGGCGACCCGGCGCTGGCCGAGCGCACCATGCGAGAGCACATCGACGCTGCTCGCGGCATCGCGATCGGCCTCACCCCCGAGCCCGACGACGCCGACGCCTGACCGGAGGCAGCGACGACGGCTTCGCGGCTACCTGACCTCGACCAGCTTCGCGAACACCACGAGGTTGTTCGGGAACTCGTCGGGGTTGTCGTCGAAGCTGTCGCAGGTGATGAGCCGCAGCTCGGCGCCCGGCACCGGATAGTAGACGGCGCGGGTCGGGAAGGCGTCCTTGGCGAACGACTCCACCCGGTAGGTCTCGAACACCGCGACCGAGCCGTCCTCGCGCGCGACCTCGACGAGGTCGCCGGCCTGCATCGTCTCGAGGCCGTAGAAGACGCCGCTGTCGTCGATGGGCGAATTGACGTGGCCGAGCAGCACGGCGGCGCCGCGCTCGCCCGGGGTGGGCGATCCGTCGTACCAGCTGGCGGGCGAGCCCTCGGGCTCCGGCGGCACCTCGAGGCGACGGTCGGCGCGCATGCCGGT is a window encoding:
- a CDS encoding sortase domain-bontaining protein, translated to MMMLHSTGRRLRLTAVAAALLLSLTACGTAASAPVPPTTSASPTAAPTPAQSEPQPEPQPEAAAPAAESEPASPSMPASRPVQVTIPALERVADLVVTGMRADRRLEVPPEPEGSPASWYDGSPTPGERGAAVLLGHVNSPIDDSGVFYGLETMQAGDLVEVAREDGSVAVFETYRVESFAKDAFPTRAVYYPVPGAELRLITCDSFDDNPDEFPNNLVVFAKLVEVR
- a CDS encoding Bug family tripartite tricarboxylate transporter substrate binding protein, encoding MKQQVKSAAMIAAVAIALVGCTTANQAPQASDAGETAAAEVQALGRMEILAPAAPGSGWDQTARALGTALEGGEFAESITVTNVPGASGTVALAQVAANPGQEGVLMASGLAMMSGVLTNDTGVSLDDVTPIARLIGEAEIIVVPAASEFQTIEDLLAAIAEDPAGVPIAGGSAGSADHVFLGLLAEAYDIEPSQLNYVPFSGGGEATTALLGNQVSAGIAGIGEFRDQILEEELRPLLLSSSEPVEGIEVQSVADIGHPDLEFANWRSIMAPGGIDDELRQQYVDVVTELAGSDAWAEQLETNDWADLFLAGDEFDAWLDEENTRVEGVLSQLGLVVQ
- a CDS encoding GntR family transcriptional regulator codes for the protein MEGSGRGRRDSRSPAYERLRALIVDRTLSPGSLLSEPELADQLGVSRTPVREALRTLTAEGLAVKLSSNRTIVAPVSIEELRHVYDVRSRLEGLIAADAAQRVTPADEQYLLRQVSLMERLRDDDEEVVRIGADFHDHILAMSGNELAGNLLHIVRGHVDRYRALTTREPGRSSDAVDEHRRVCEAVLSGDPALAERTMREHIDAARGIAIGLTPEPDDADA